The proteins below come from a single Campylobacter sp. CCUG 57310 genomic window:
- the dapF gene encoding diaminopimelate epimerase: MRVSKYNASGNDFVIFHTFVSEDRSELARILCDRFNGVGADGLIVLLPFENGVKWEFYNSDGSYAAMCGNGSRAALLYAVTNKLTNTEEITLSTGAGSVSGSVNGDIVEVELTKPLKIADKFSKLGREWYFYDTGVPHLVSFCENLNDFDRDLARQMRQDHNANVNFAKIEGENLFVRTYERGVEAETNACGTGMAACFYAGVKNLGLKEQICVFPKSGEELGLRLKDEKIFFKGKVRHCFDANFME; encoded by the coding sequence ATGAGAGTATCGAAGTATAACGCAAGCGGAAATGATTTTGTGATATTTCACACTTTTGTTAGCGAAGATCGAAGCGAGTTAGCTAGAATTTTATGCGATAGATTTAACGGCGTGGGGGCTGATGGGCTTATCGTTTTACTTCCTTTTGAAAACGGCGTAAAATGGGAATTTTATAACAGTGACGGAAGCTACGCGGCGATGTGCGGCAATGGCTCAAGAGCAGCGCTTTTGTATGCCGTTACTAACAAACTAACTAACACAGAAGAGATAACTCTATCTACGGGCGCAGGAAGCGTTAGCGGTAGCGTAAACGGCGATATAGTAGAAGTTGAACTAACAAAACCTCTTAAGATAGCCGATAAATTCAGTAAGTTGGGGCGAGAGTGGTATTTTTACGATACGGGCGTTCCTCATCTTGTTAGTTTTTGTGAGAATTTAAATGACTTCGATCGGGATTTGGCTCGTCAAATGCGTCAAGATCATAATGCAAACGTAAATTTCGCCAAAATTGAAGGCGAAAATTTGTTTGTTAGAACCTACGAGCGCGGAGTAGAGGCTGAAACAAACGCTTGTGGGACGGGAATGGCGGCGTGCTTTTACGCAGGAGTTAAAAATTTAGGCTTAAAAGAGCAAATTTGCGTCTTTCCAAAAAGTGGCGAAGAGCTTGGTTTGAGGCTTAAAGATGAAAAGATATTTTTTAAGGGCAAGGTAAGACACTGCTTTGATGCGAATTTTATGGAGTAA
- the rplT gene encoding 50S ribosomal protein L20, translating to MARVKTGVVRRRRHKKVLKLARGFYSGRRKHFRKAKEQLERSLVYAYRDRRAKKRDFRRLWIVRINAACRLNDISYSRFINGLKKANIQLDRKILADMAMNDPKAFAQIASQVKAVLK from the coding sequence ATGGCAAGAGTAAAAACAGGCGTAGTTAGAAGAAGACGCCATAAAAAGGTATTAAAGCTAGCTCGTGGCTTTTACAGCGGAAGACGCAAACACTTTAGAAAAGCTAAAGAGCAGTTAGAAAGAAGTTTAGTTTACGCTTATAGAGACAGACGCGCTAAGAAACGCGATTTCCGCCGTCTTTGGATAGTTAGAATCAACGCTGCTTGCAGACTAAACGATATCAGCTATTCACGCTTCATCAACGGTCTTAAAAAGGCTAACATACAATTAGATAGAAAAATTTTAGCCGATATGGCTATGAATGACCCAAAAGCTTTTGCACAGATTGCTTCTCAAGTAAAGGCTGTTTTAAAATAA
- the metE gene encoding 5-methyltetrahydropteroyltriglutamate--homocysteine S-methyltransferase has translation MIKSFVTGFARIGEQRELKKVLENFWAGKTDEATLQDTAKKLKVRHWDYQKNAGISAISVNDFSFYDLVLDNIITFGCVPPRFANLSGLEQYFALARGNKSGVAMEMTKWFNTNYHYIVPELCSDSEFSLNSSKIIAEYNEAKANGVKGKINLIGPITFLALSKTTDGSCAFKHFDSLANEYKKLIAEISKLDDEILVQFDEPIFVTDKDEELARFIKIYDEFAGVASNVKIIFMTYFENALKAVNELVKTKIYGIGLDFVHTDKNKAALSVIANSDKVLFAGVVDGRNIWKSNIDEKVKFVKEIASALNGKDFYIGTSCSLLHVPYTLKYEEKLNPQIKSWLSFAVEKLDEIKIIAKLANGENLSECEAKIYSENKQAVATRANSELIHSKEVASRVANLTKFERDTPYNERIKVQKETLDYGILPTTTIGSFPQTSELRQVRNAYKKGLITKEVYEADIKAYIDECVKFQEEIGLDVLVHGEPERNDMVEYFGEQLKGYAFSENGWVQSYGSRCVKPPLLFGDVSRPNPMTVEWISYAQSKTKKIMKGMLTGPVTILNWSFVRDDKPRSQIAKQLALCIYDEISDLQNAGIKIIQVDEAAFKEGYPLRAENIGEYEKFAVDCFKLSVSSADARTQIHTHMCYSEFNDIIKTIEAMDADVISIETARSGNELLKIFKEVGYKQEVGPGVYDIHSPRVPEVGEMVEQIKALLEVLPKEQLWINPDCGLKTRKWEEVKPSLKNMIEAVKIARSL, from the coding sequence ATGATAAAAAGTTTTGTAACAGGTTTTGCAAGAATAGGCGAGCAAAGAGAATTAAAAAAGGTTTTAGAAAATTTTTGGGCGGGTAAAACCGATGAGGCAACGCTTCAAGATACCGCAAAAAAGCTTAAAGTCAGACATTGGGATTATCAAAAAAACGCAGGAATTTCAGCTATCAGCGTAAATGACTTTTCATTTTATGATTTGGTGCTTGATAATATCATTACTTTTGGTTGCGTTCCGCCGAGATTTGCGAATTTAAGCGGACTGGAGCAGTATTTCGCGCTTGCTAGAGGAAATAAAAGCGGCGTTGCTATGGAGATGACAAAGTGGTTTAACACAAACTACCACTACATCGTGCCTGAGCTTTGTTCGGATAGTGAATTTAGCCTGAATTCAAGCAAAATCATCGCCGAATACAACGAAGCTAAGGCGAACGGAGTTAAGGGCAAGATAAATTTAATCGGACCTATAACGTTTTTGGCTCTTTCAAAGACGACCGACGGAAGTTGTGCGTTTAAGCATTTTGATAGCCTTGCTAATGAATACAAAAAGCTGATAGCCGAAATTTCAAAGCTTGACGATGAAATTTTAGTTCAATTTGACGAGCCGATTTTCGTAACGGACAAAGACGAAGAGCTTGCTAGGTTTATAAAAATTTACGATGAGTTTGCAGGTGTGGCAAGTAACGTTAAAATCATATTTATGACGTATTTTGAAAATGCTTTAAAAGCGGTAAATGAGCTGGTTAAAACTAAAATTTACGGTATCGGACTTGACTTTGTTCATACGGATAAAAACAAAGCCGCGCTTAGCGTCATAGCAAACAGCGACAAGGTGCTTTTTGCCGGTGTGGTTGACGGTAGAAATATCTGGAAAAGCAACATTGACGAGAAGGTCAAATTTGTAAAAGAGATCGCCTCTGCGTTAAACGGAAAAGACTTTTACATAGGCACCAGCTGCTCGCTTCTTCATGTGCCTTATACACTAAAATACGAAGAGAAGCTAAATCCTCAAATCAAAAGCTGGCTGAGCTTTGCGGTGGAAAAACTTGATGAGATAAAGATCATCGCCAAGCTTGCAAACGGCGAAAATTTAAGCGAGTGCGAGGCTAAAATTTACTCTGAAAACAAACAAGCCGTAGCTACTCGTGCAAATTCCGAGCTGATTCACTCAAAAGAGGTTGCAAGCCGCGTTGCAAATTTAACTAAATTTGAGCGCGATACGCCGTATAACGAGCGTATAAAGGTGCAAAAAGAGACTTTGGATTACGGAATTTTGCCGACAACTACGATAGGCTCGTTTCCTCAAACATCAGAGCTTAGACAGGTAAGAAACGCTTATAAAAAAGGACTTATCACAAAAGAAGTTTATGAAGCCGATATCAAAGCGTATATCGATGAGTGCGTGAAATTTCAAGAAGAGATCGGGCTTGATGTGCTGGTTCACGGCGAACCCGAGAGGAATGACATGGTTGAGTATTTCGGCGAACAGCTTAAAGGCTATGCTTTTAGCGAGAACGGTTGGGTTCAAAGCTATGGCAGCAGATGCGTAAAGCCGCCACTTTTATTTGGCGATGTAAGCAGGCCAAATCCGATGACGGTCGAGTGGATAAGCTACGCTCAAAGCAAAACCAAAAAGATAATGAAAGGTATGCTAACAGGACCTGTAACGATCCTAAACTGGTCGTTTGTGCGTGATGATAAGCCTCGTAGCCAGATCGCTAAGCAGCTTGCACTTTGTATCTATGATGAAATTTCGGATTTGCAAAACGCGGGCATTAAGATCATTCAGGTTGATGAGGCTGCATTTAAAGAGGGCTATCCGCTAAGAGCCGAAAATATAGGCGAGTATGAGAAATTTGCCGTTGATTGTTTCAAATTGTCGGTAAGCTCGGCGGATGCTAGAACTCAAATTCACACTCATATGTGTTATTCTGAATTTAACGACATCATCAAGACGATCGAGGCGATGGATGCTGACGTGATATCGATAGAGACTGCAAGAAGTGGCAATGAGCTTCTTAAAATTTTTAAAGAGGTCGGTTATAAACAAGAGGTTGGTCCCGGAGTTTATGATATCCACAGTCCGCGCGTGCCTGAAGTTGGCGAGATGGTTGAGCAGATCAAGGCGCTACTTGAAGTGCTTCCAAAAGAGCAGCTGTGGATAAACCCCGACTGCGGACTTAAGACTCGCAAATGGGAAGAGGT
- a CDS encoding glucosaminidase domain-containing protein: protein MRILWSKIWLVLLVVTSLNAGFSDEYYTLKGKAKKEAFIAEIGPIIVNVNSVIASKREFCVAFVVQAWRQGLRELDEDSYIQLAKIASEHNIKHIFNVNEYLVRIREIPVSLAIAQAAIESGWGESRFTKEANNIFGHYTWGEVGLVPLDRARGKRHKIRIFSSLQESVQMYALNLNSNVAYENFRLSRAEFARSGRLFSGLSAAETMQNYSELGEEYVKMLKTLINQLDLTKYDY, encoded by the coding sequence ATGCGAATTTTATGGAGTAAAATTTGGCTTGTTTTGCTTGTCGTAACTAGCTTAAATGCCGGCTTTAGCGATGAATACTATACTCTAAAAGGCAAAGCGAAAAAGGAAGCTTTTATAGCTGAAATTGGGCCAATTATCGTAAATGTAAATAGTGTTATAGCTTCAAAGCGCGAATTTTGCGTAGCTTTTGTTGTTCAAGCTTGGAGGCAGGGTCTGCGTGAGCTTGATGAGGATAGTTATATACAGCTAGCTAAAATCGCAAGCGAGCATAATATAAAGCATATTTTTAATGTTAATGAATATCTGGTGCGGATAAGAGAAATTCCCGTTTCGCTGGCCATAGCTCAAGCCGCTATCGAGAGCGGTTGGGGCGAGAGTAGATTTACAAAAGAGGCAAACAATATCTTTGGGCATTATACTTGGGGAGAAGTAGGACTTGTGCCGCTTGATAGGGCGCGCGGAAAGCGACACAAGATTAGAATTTTTAGTAGTTTGCAAGAGTCTGTCCAGATGTATGCGCTAAATTTGAACTCAAACGTTGCATATGAAAATTTTAGGTTGTCCCGTGCGGAATTTGCAAGAAGTGGCAGGCTTTTTAGCGGACTTAGTGCGGCTGAAACTATGCAAAACTACTCAGAGCTTGGCGAAGAGTATGTAAAGATGCTAAAGACGCTTATAAATCAGCTTGATTTAACGAAGTATGATTATTGA
- the rpmI gene encoding 50S ribosomal protein L35, producing MPKMKSVRGAAKRFKVGKNKIKRGSAFRSHILTKKSRNRKRDLRSPQYVDSTNVASVKSMLCM from the coding sequence ATGCCAAAGATGAAATCTGTTCGCGGCGCTGCTAAGCGTTTTAAAGTGGGTAAAAACAAGATTAAAAGAGGCTCAGCATTTAGAAGCCACATTTTAACCAAAAAATCTCGCAACAGAAAAAGAGATTTAAGAAGCCCTCAATACGTTGATAGCACAAATGTCGCAAGCGTTAAATCAATGCTTTGCATGTAA